A region of the Corvus moneduloides isolate bCorMon1 chromosome 26, bCorMon1.pri, whole genome shotgun sequence genome:
ttggtGATGAGCCATTGGGAGGCCATTGGGATTATAACTAGGAAAAGCTCCTCCAACACGCTTCTGACCATACATCTGAATGAGCAGGGGAATTGGCATGAAAACCTTTTGTGCTGACTTAAAGCAAACtctataaaaacaaacacaagttaaaaattgaaaacatcATAAATGGCTCTGAAgtttcacaaaaataaagttCATATCAAAACCAGTCTCTGCTCCTGGTGTTTCCCACAGTCCCACTCaccacagcagccaggcagagatGCTACAGAACACTGAACTACTGGGaaagatgaattttaaaaagtgtcacCTCCTTGTGACACTCTTAAAACTGGCCTAGAAAAATACTCAAGAAATTTCATTATACTAattaaaaacccaaccaaccaagcCTCCCCTCCAATTGAAAACAAAGCCTTTGACCTTGGAAAACCGGTCCCTTCACTTGAGCACGACTCTGTGCTCTCCCCGAGCTATGTGTGAGGAGAACTCATACCGGTCGTGGCTCCGGTAGCCGCAGACGTTGCACTCGAAGGGGTCACGGAAGCCGTGGCAGCCCATGTGGATGGTGAACATCACGTAATCCAGGAAGAGCACGCGGCAGTGGTCGCACCGGTACACCCCAATGGCCTCCCCTTCCTTGTTGATGACCTTGAAGGCATCGCGTGGGCATATGGCGGGTGGCTTGATGATGTCGTACGGCCTTGGGAAATCCTTCAAGGCCTGGAGGCCGTTGCGGGTTGGAGCCGGGATCACCTGGCTCTGGTGGAAGGTGGGATTGGGCCTCTCCTCGTGGTTGCTGTCAGTGTCTGTGGAGTCGTGGCCGCTGTTGTTTGGGGAAAGGCCCCTGTCGGATGACAGGCTCTTGTCCCTGAGGTGGCCGTGGCTCTTCTCGGCCTCCAGCGTGGTGCCATTGGGCACGTCGGCACGGGGCAGCGGCAGCGGGTACAGGCTGCTGATGACCGGCACCATCTCAGCCGTGGGGGCCGGCGGGGTCTGCACGAGCGGGCGCAGGGCCTCGGCCCCAAGGTAGGTGATGGCGTTGTTGATGGCCTGGTCCATCATGCGCCCGTGCATCATCTCACTCTCCTTTTCGTACAGGAAACTGGTGTTATAATTGACATCAAAGCTGGGTCGTTTCTCACCTGCAAGAGATGAGAAGTGACAATTACCTGGGTGGGTAAAGAACTATTTAAACCTCTTGATGACTTTTGTAAAGGGTCTCTGTGAAGTGAAGGGGCATTATATGTTCTCTGCTGAAAGAGGCTGTTCTTAGACTCAAGTAGcttttgggtggggttttgttgatttttatattttcttaaaccTCAGGCTTAGAAGCAAACCAGTTTAATAGAGGAGGCGGCGAGGGTACTTTTTGAGAGACTCATCTTTGACAACTCCTTGGGCACTGAAGTCAGTTTTCTCATTGTCCTTTGACAGCTACAGCTTCCTCTGCACCACTGCTGGCTTCTTGGACCTCTACACAGGTATTCAGGTAAACTAATACTGGcagatataaatatagatataaacCCCTCACATTTAGGGTCACTGAGTAAGGGgttagggaaagaaaaatgttttcctctgagTGTGCTGGGGCTTGGAAAGCTCTGGACTGGACAGAAGTGGAGGAGAGCGCACCTGAAATTCTTCTcacacctctctgggcagcacAGTGCAACTCCTGTTCTCTGTGCCAGCCGCAAGGAGGAAACAAGCTGCACCCCAAAAGCACTAAAGGCATTTTGGGGGTAAATGTCTAGAAATAAGTAACTGAATTCTGTGGTTACTAAAACCATAAACTTGTtcatcacttaaaaaaatacaaaaaaaagacCAGATGAAAGGTTTCACGTGCAAGTGACTCGCAAACATTAGATCCACGAATCTCTTAGTTACGGTAACTCGACTGGTGCAGATGTTTATCAGTCACCTGTCAACACCGTGACTCAATGTGTATGAAACTCGTGGGGTTTcactgcagaggcagaaaaaccCAGAGAGCTCACGTTTCTCTTATAAAACACTCCAAAAGGTTAACGAACCACAAGAGTGTAACTGCTTCCAGCCCTCAGCACCACTCGCCATCCAGCTTCAcatggaaggaaacaaaatgccACAGTACTTTTGAGTGACTCATAAAAGCAGCTCCAGGCAAGTGAAAGATGTGAATAacttggaaatttaaaaataaaaaaaggcaacaaaagcaaaaaagacaGGACTGCCTAAAAATTTTGGTGTTAGGATTCACTGTCGTAATGTAAGACACAAAAAACATGATGTATGATCACAGGATTGTGGAATATCccaagctggaagggacccaccaggaccatcaagtccagctcctaaAGATCACTGAAAGTCTTGCGGTGCTTTGTGATTCCACTGTCCTGGCGGATTTTAAGGTTCCCCCCAGGAAAAGGCTCTGAAGAGGGGCCTGGTGCAGAGGTGAAGAGTCAAGTGCAGGGTCTGGTGGTCCCTGCCCTTGTGTGGGACTTGTACTGGTACGCATGAGGCAGCTACTGGGGATggaaatgtgaaaaagaaagtgGGCGAGACTCCTGGTGCTTGTCTGaatctctgcagagccctccaaTTACAATAAAGGGGTTTTTCTTCCAATCAATAGACTTCATTCAGAGAAACGAGCCAAACAAAGATGCCTTGTTAGTGTatatccctgtccctgcttcctGACTAAATGAGACATCAGCACTCATTCCCAGATTTCCCAAGGAATCCCCATGCTGGGCTGTCAGATCCGAGATCTGACAAGGGCAGGTCAGAAAGGCACAGGAGTCAGACCAAGGTCGGACAGCCTGCTCCTGAAAATATCCTTCCCAGGGATACAAGAGACCAAGGGGGGAatgttttcacatttaatttaaCAAGAACAATCACAGAAGCTCTAGAAAAACAGCAAGTTTCAGAAACTGCTTATTTTGTGCCTTTAGGTGAACTGTGATGGGTTCTCCAGCTTCTCCACACAATCACCTGTGTGTGCAGTGCCAGTTCATGCCATCCAGCACCAGCACAAATCCCAAAGGGTCTGGGCTGCACAGGTGCTCATTGGCCGCCAAaggaaaccccaaacccactAGTTCTTCATGTTAGGCCTATGCTGAGGGGGTGCATCCTGCTGCAGGCGTGtttaataaaatgcataaaGGTCAAACTGCTGGTGATTGCACAATGAGAGAGCtgaaaaaatgctaaaatagaGGAAGCTAAAGAATTACAAACCAATTTGCATTAGTATTGCTTTTTGAATCACAGCACGACATGTAAGGGCCGAGCTCCAAAGGCCCAGTTTCAGTCCTGAGCATCAAAGGCATTCAGATGGAGCGTGCTGGTGTGGCTGTGCTACGAGGTCACCTTTAGAAAGCCACAATAACGTAAAATAAACCAATAAATGTGACCAGTTTTCGTAGATGAAAGCCCAGTGCCTCCCACCAAAGCCACTAGGAGCTccattattttcaaaaactgagtTAGTTTCCTGTGTGGATGGATCCAGCTGCACACCTTTATCTGGGATGCATCCAGCTGCACAGCTTTACCTGGATGGATCTGGCTGCACACCCTTACCTGGCTCTGGACCTGGCATACCCTGTGCCAGGGgtttggctgcagcagctgtgggagccctgcctgctctcccagcccacATCTCTCCCTCCCCACGTGGGCCCCACTCAGAAGGTGAACTTTATATtaagccataaaaaaaaaaaaagcacttgttACCTTATATAACCCTACAAACAGCACAAATAAGGCTTCACCAGCACCAATATTATATAACTGCTGACTAAGGGTTTTCCTTAGGACACTGggttgcattttattttctttaaagacagGCTGATGAAATAAGACTGGCCAAGAGGATCAGGTGTTCGCTGAAACCCAGAACTTGCCTAACTAGTATTTAAGATCCCAAACATGCAAAACTCTGATTGTGTACaattaaatgcaaagaaaatactaTGGAGACATCTGCTTGCTTAAATTACCACAAGAAAggatttgatattttttaatcaTAGACAAATTTAGGAGGATGACTAAGAGAAATCCAATACTTTTCTGTCTTTAGGCCTTATTCCACACATGAATCCTGCAGGAatcttcagctcctgctgacaAAACATTAACTTTCCTGTTCTCTGCCTGCTCTAGATCCTAGCAGAGAATATTTCAAATGTATAGATACAGAAATGGCACGTGGAAActcataaaatatatttataaatcacCTACATAAAGACACAAGGCACAACGGTAGCTTCCACCCAGTTTAAGCAGCCAACAGaacaaattctttttattttaatcaacCCCCTACAACAAATCACTAAAACCCCatcagaaaaatcagtgttacttttttcttttgtattagGTGCTAAGCTTGAGCAGGATATTGAAAAGAAGCAGAGGCATTGTACTGTTTGTTACCGACCCGCACGTATTTAACTGTTGCAGATGAAAAGGGGTTTTGTTCTTACCAATAAATTTCTGAGGCATtgagctttttctctttgc
Encoded here:
- the IKZF3 gene encoding zinc finger protein Aiolos isoform X5, whose protein sequence is MHPSQWSSLKLGKTNVFYSQPRMDLSNPQEQPIAAEEQEDLTDCNLNKSQEMESMDNVEDMKEHNQSNEEAGGERPFQCNQCGASFTQKGNLLRHIKLHTGEKPFKCHLCSYACQRRDALTGHLRTHSVEKPYKCEFCGRSYKQRSSLEEHKERCRTYLQNAGMCEAASVEARHIKAEMGTERALVLDRLASNVAKRKSSMPQKFIGEKRPSFDVNYNTSFLYEKESEMMHGRMMDQAINNAITYLGAEALRPLVQTPPAPTAEMVPVISSLYPLPLPRADVPNGTTLEAEKSHGHLRDKSLSSDRGLSPNNSGHDSTDTDSNHEERPNPTFHQSQVIPAPTRNGLQALKDFPRPYDIIKPPAICPRDAFKVINKEGEAIGVYRCDHCRVLFLDYVMFTIHMGCHGFRDPFECNVCGYRSHDRYEFSSHIARGEHRVVLK
- the IKZF3 gene encoding zinc finger protein Aiolos isoform X6; amino-acid sequence: MHPSQWSSLKLGKTNVFYSQPRMDLSNPQEQPIAAEEQEDLTDCNLNKSQEMESMDNVEDMKEHNQSNEEAGVEKPYKCEFCGRSYKQRSSLEEHKERCRTYLQNAGMCEAASVEARHIKAEMGTERALVLDRLASNVAKRKSSMPQKFIGEKRPSFDVNYNTSFLYEKESEMMHGRMMDQAINNAITYLGAEALRPLVQTPPAPTAEMVPVISSLYPLPLPRADVPNGTTLEAEKSHGHLRDKSLSSDRGLSPNNSGHDSTDTDSNHEERPNPTFHQSQVIPAPTRNGLQALKDFPRPYDIIKPPAICPRDAFKVINKEGEAIGVYRCDHCRVLFLDYVMFTIHMGCHGFRDPFECNVCGYRSHDRYEFSSHIARGEHRVVLK
- the IKZF3 gene encoding zinc finger protein Aiolos isoform X4, coding for MHPSQWSSLKLGKTNVFYSQPRMDLSNPQEQPIAAEEQEDLTDCNLNKSQEMESMDNVEDMKEHNQSNEEAGDDVIKVKGEYSEREESALNSEPMENMEESELPYTYPREYNEYESIKLERHSGSYDNVRPASGKMNCDICGLACISLNVLMVHKRSHTVEKPYKCEFCGRSYKQRSSLEEHKERCRTYLQNAGMCEAASVEARHIKAEMGTERALVLDRLASNVAKRKSSMPQKFIGEKRPSFDVNYNTSFLYEKESEMMHGRMMDQAINNAITYLGAEALRPLVQTPPAPTAEMVPVISSLYPLPLPRADVPNGTTLEAEKSHGHLRDKSLSSDRGLSPNNSGHDSTDTDSNHEERPNPTFHQSQVIPAPTRNGLQALKDFPRPYDIIKPPAICPRDAFKVINKEGEAIGVYRCDHCRVLFLDYVMFTIHMGCHGFRDPFECNVCGYRSHDRYEFSSHIARGEHRVVLK